The proteins below are encoded in one region of Akkermansiaceae bacterium:
- a CDS encoding RNA-binding transcriptional accessory protein, which translates to MSSIDSSHVFVSRIASELSLNTTQVAATAKMFSEGATVPFIARYRKEATGGMDEVQIMNVRDRLVQLADLEKRREAIIKSLDERKLLSAELKKSIAEAETMTRLEDVFAPYRPKRRTRATMAKDRGLEPLADFIWDNRQNTTADPVAEAEKFIVKDADKEKSVPLGVDALAGARDILAERFSDDADARSELRELILKEGTVTSKVMYGKEKEEGAQKFKDYFEWSESFATVPSHRMLAMRRGEKEGFLFMRIQADEERALTILRGRFGVTNSGSCAEQLDLAIVDSYKRLLALSLETECRMKAKKDADIEAVRVFADNLRELLLASPLGQRPMIAIDPAFRTGCKTVVLDAQGNLLFDSVLYFTTSHAQAMEAVSVLQKMVEKFNIEAIAIGNGTASRETEAVVRAAGLPKSVAIVVVNESGASIYSASEVAREEFPDKDITVRGAVSIGRRLMDPLAELVKLDPKSIGVGQYQHDVDQNLLKTGLDDTVVSCVNGVGVEVNTASRQLLGYVAGLNSGIASNIIAYRAEHGPFKTRDELKKVPRLGDVAYEQAAGFLRIRGGTHPLDASAVHPERYALVEQMAADLGCDVPTLIRDADARKRIDLKKYVSDEVGLPTLKDIIAELAKPGRDPRAQFELFTFAEGVNKPSDLTQGMKLPGIVTNVTNFGAFVDVGVHQDGLVHISQLADKYISDPAEVVKVGQKVQVTVTEVDLNRNRIALSMRANPELAGQGQPRETRTTNAPRRNHGGGGGQPRPNNGSGSGGNRNNNSFGGNWFDQAVKKGK; encoded by the coding sequence ATGAGCAGTATCGATTCTTCCCACGTTTTTGTCTCCCGCATCGCCAGCGAACTCTCCCTGAACACAACTCAAGTCGCGGCCACCGCGAAAATGTTTTCCGAAGGTGCTACCGTCCCCTTTATCGCCCGATACCGGAAAGAGGCGACCGGTGGTATGGACGAAGTCCAGATCATGAACGTGCGCGACCGCCTGGTGCAGCTTGCCGATCTCGAAAAGCGACGCGAAGCCATCATCAAGAGTCTCGATGAACGTAAACTTCTCTCCGCTGAGCTGAAAAAGAGCATCGCCGAGGCGGAGACGATGACTCGTCTGGAGGATGTTTTTGCCCCCTACCGCCCCAAACGCCGCACCCGTGCGACCATGGCGAAGGACCGCGGCCTTGAGCCCCTGGCTGATTTCATCTGGGACAACCGCCAGAATACCACCGCCGACCCCGTTGCCGAGGCTGAAAAATTCATCGTCAAAGACGCAGACAAGGAGAAGTCCGTGCCTCTGGGAGTCGATGCCCTGGCTGGTGCCCGCGACATCCTGGCCGAGCGGTTCAGCGATGATGCCGACGCCCGCTCCGAGCTGCGCGAGCTTATTCTGAAAGAAGGCACCGTCACCTCCAAGGTGATGTATGGAAAAGAAAAAGAGGAAGGTGCCCAGAAGTTCAAAGACTACTTCGAGTGGAGTGAGTCGTTTGCCACCGTGCCGTCCCACCGTATGCTGGCCATGCGCCGGGGTGAAAAGGAAGGCTTCCTCTTCATGCGCATCCAGGCCGACGAAGAACGTGCTTTGACGATCCTGCGAGGTCGCTTTGGTGTTACGAACAGTGGTTCGTGCGCGGAGCAACTCGACCTGGCTATCGTCGATAGCTACAAACGACTGCTGGCACTTTCCCTCGAGACGGAATGCCGGATGAAGGCGAAAAAAGACGCCGACATCGAAGCCGTGCGTGTCTTTGCCGATAACCTGCGCGAGCTTCTGTTAGCCTCGCCGCTCGGTCAGCGACCCATGATTGCCATTGACCCAGCATTCCGGACTGGCTGCAAAACGGTTGTGCTCGATGCCCAGGGAAACCTCCTATTTGATTCCGTGCTCTATTTTACCACCAGCCATGCCCAGGCGATGGAAGCGGTTTCAGTGCTTCAGAAAATGGTGGAAAAATTCAACATCGAAGCCATTGCCATCGGAAACGGCACTGCGTCCCGGGAGACAGAGGCCGTGGTTCGTGCCGCCGGGCTTCCCAAGTCGGTTGCCATCGTTGTTGTCAACGAGTCGGGCGCGTCGATCTACTCCGCCAGCGAAGTGGCACGCGAGGAATTTCCTGATAAGGATATCACTGTGCGGGGCGCGGTATCCATCGGTCGCCGCCTCATGGATCCGCTCGCTGAGTTGGTAAAACTCGATCCCAAAAGCATCGGAGTCGGCCAGTATCAACACGATGTGGATCAGAATTTATTAAAAACCGGTCTCGACGACACCGTGGTCAGCTGTGTGAACGGTGTCGGAGTGGAAGTGAACACCGCGTCACGTCAGCTGCTCGGATACGTCGCCGGACTGAACTCAGGTATCGCTTCTAACATTATCGCCTACCGCGCGGAGCACGGTCCGTTCAAAACCCGGGATGAACTGAAAAAAGTCCCCCGGCTCGGCGATGTCGCCTACGAGCAGGCGGCCGGTTTCCTCCGCATCCGTGGCGGCACCCACCCGCTTGATGCATCCGCCGTTCACCCGGAGCGCTACGCCCTGGTCGAGCAGATGGCCGCCGACCTCGGCTGCGATGTGCCCACGCTCATCCGTGATGCCGATGCCCGCAAGAGGATTGATCTGAAAAAATACGTCAGCGACGAAGTCGGCCTGCCCACACTCAAGGACATCATCGCGGAGCTGGCCAAGCCAGGTCGTGATCCACGTGCCCAGTTCGAGCTGTTCACCTTCGCCGAAGGTGTCAACAAACCCTCCGATCTCACCCAAGGGATGAAACTTCCCGGCATCGTGACCAACGTCACCAATTTCGGTGCCTTTGTCGATGTGGGTGTCCATCAGGATGGTCTGGTGCATATTTCCCAACTCGCCGATAAATACATCTCCGATCCCGCAGAGGTCGTCAAAGTCGGACAGAAGGTCCAGGTCACCGTGACCGAAGTCGATCTCAACCGCAACCGCATCGCGCTCTCCATGCGTGCCAATCCCGAACTGGCCGGCCAGGGCCAGCCCCGTGAAACCCGCACCACCAACGCGCCGCGTCGCAATCATGGTGGAGGTGGTGGGCAGCCCCGCCCAAACAACGGTAGCGGTAGTGGCGGAAACCGGAACAACAATTCCTTCGGCGGCAATTGGTTCGATCAGGCGGTGAAAAAAGGAAAATAG
- a CDS encoding endonuclease, with protein MKGDIARALFYMAVRYEGDEPGSVDLELSDTPSLTQGVRGKLSVPQKWHQFDPVSEEGKNA; from the coding sequence GTGAAAGGAGACATAGCCCGTGCCTTGTTTTATATGGCGGTGCGCTACGAGGGGGATGAGCCGGGCTCCGTGGATCTCGAATTATCAGATACACCAAGCCTGACCCAAGGCGTGCGCGGGAAACTTTCGGTTCCCCAAAAATGGCATCAGTTTGATCCTGTTAGTGAAGAGGGAAAAAACGCGTAA
- a CDS encoding GNAT family N-acetyltransferase has translation MTIRPMRDDERDQVALLIHQSTNHWYQKNRGFEVFPGEAGDCRLFTDVYEDLDPGCCLVAVADDGGIVGSCFYHPRETHVSLGIMNVHPGAACRGVARALLDAIIKRAEGMPVRLVSSAMNLDSYSLYTKAGFTPLALYQDMQFPKPPDTGDVPGATETIRGATIDDTRQMADLEMALTGIRREKDYRYFITNQQGVWHTLVCEEGGTITGFLTAINHPASCMLGPGVCRNWQVALRLILAHHKRAPGRQPVFLVPADEAGLISRLYRLGARNLELHVSQVLGESITTTGVVMPTFMPETG, from the coding sequence ATGACCATACGCCCCATGCGTGATGACGAGCGCGATCAAGTCGCGTTACTGATCCATCAGAGCACCAATCACTGGTATCAGAAAAACCGTGGCTTTGAGGTATTTCCCGGAGAAGCGGGTGACTGCCGCCTCTTTACCGATGTCTACGAGGATCTGGACCCGGGGTGCTGCCTGGTCGCGGTTGCTGACGACGGAGGCATCGTCGGTAGTTGTTTCTATCATCCCCGGGAAACACACGTCTCGCTGGGCATTATGAATGTCCACCCCGGGGCAGCGTGCCGGGGTGTGGCGAGGGCACTGCTCGATGCAATCATCAAACGGGCGGAGGGCATGCCGGTAAGGCTCGTTTCCAGCGCGATGAACCTGGATTCCTACTCACTCTATACCAAGGCCGGGTTCACACCGCTTGCACTCTATCAGGACATGCAGTTTCCCAAACCACCCGATACCGGTGATGTTCCAGGCGCAACAGAAACCATACGTGGGGCCACCATCGATGATACCCGGCAAATGGCGGATCTTGAAATGGCTCTCACCGGAATCCGAAGAGAAAAAGACTACCGCTACTTCATCACAAACCAACAAGGTGTCTGGCATACCCTTGTGTGCGAGGAAGGTGGAACTATCACCGGGTTCCTCACGGCAATCAACCATCCAGCCAGTTGTATGTTAGGCCCTGGAGTCTGCCGCAACTGGCAGGTAGCTCTCCGCTTGATCCTCGCCCACCACAAACGCGCGCCGGGGCGACAACCGGTTTTTCTGGTTCCTGCGGACGAAGCCGGGCTGATCAGCCGACTCTACCGGCTCGGTGCCCGGAACCTGGAACTGCACGTCTCACAAGTGCTTGGCGAGTCCATCACGACCACGGGTGTCGTCATGCCAACATTCATGCCGGAGACAGGTTAG
- a CDS encoding RES family NAD+ phosphorylase: MCISLKLRRVIDLTDAKVQRRLGLVLKHLKEEDWRKIQDGGAESLTQTVGRAAFDSGVEALIARSSAVRGGVNTAYFPANKMKSSQVSIYDQETLDRMLCTTAKQWKVRKKP, from the coding sequence GTGTGTATTTCACTCAAACTTCGCCGCGTAATTGACCTTACAGATGCAAAGGTTCAGCGACGGCTTGGCTTGGTGCTCAAACATCTAAAAGAAGAGGACTGGAGAAAAATTCAGGATGGTGGTGCCGAAAGTTTAACTCAAACAGTAGGGCGTGCAGCTTTTGATTCGGGCGTAGAGGCTCTCATCGCCCGATCCTCTGCTGTCAGAGGAGGTGTGAATACCGCTTATTTTCCTGCTAACAAAATGAAGTCGAGTCAGGTATCCATCTACGATCAAGAGACGCTGGATCGGATGTTATGCACAACAGCGAAACAATGGAAGGTGCGCAAGAAGCCATAA
- a CDS encoding aminopeptidase P family protein: protein MADENIDALIVANADPHHNEYVAGRWCCRQWLTGMKGSAGTVVITPDWCGLWTDSRYYEIASDAIKGTGIELMRMSDLGVLSIDDWLKANLENGKTVAFNGADTDLNQAKKWIKAFELAGFKIRTDLDLIETIWTDRPAAPKGELFLVDDQYAGQSTGEKITAVRRKMRELKIGAHLLGRTDESCWLLNFRGTDIFANPTPYCYTLVTMDEVLFFVDSDKLTGEATARFESAGVTIRDYGEVELVLKSLDPSTRLLLVPAYISYHLAKAAEHCVQVEGRAIVTDLKAIKNATEVKHLKQALIDDGAAMVKFYTWLYRSLNHGITVTELSASRKLEAFRAEVTGYRHVSFESIMGYGPDGALNHYSVDETTDKLVLLESIFLIDSGGNFVHGTTDTTRTIPMGEPTQQQKEDYTAVLGSMLDLLLLVFAEGATGAQLDGICRQALWRHGRNFKHGTGHGVGFGLEVHEGPQNISGISTEVMKPGMITTIEPGCYRPGEHGIRIENMVHTVLARETAFGRFFKFENLTFCPINTDLIEPSMLPPHQITWLNNYHVEVFEKLSPLLNEEEKEWLKNECRPLEV from the coding sequence ATGGCGGACGAAAACATCGATGCCCTGATCGTGGCCAACGCCGACCCGCATCATAACGAATACGTGGCCGGGCGTTGGTGCTGTCGGCAATGGCTCACTGGCATGAAGGGTTCAGCTGGTACGGTGGTGATCACCCCCGACTGGTGTGGGCTTTGGACAGACAGCCGTTATTACGAAATTGCCTCGGATGCCATCAAAGGAACCGGGATTGAACTGATGCGCATGAGTGATCTGGGTGTCCTATCCATCGATGACTGGCTGAAAGCTAATCTCGAAAACGGCAAAACCGTCGCCTTCAACGGCGCGGACACCGATCTCAATCAGGCCAAAAAATGGATTAAGGCGTTCGAACTCGCCGGTTTCAAAATCAGAACCGACCTCGACCTGATAGAAACCATCTGGACCGACCGCCCCGCAGCACCCAAGGGTGAGTTGTTTCTGGTGGATGACCAATACGCCGGACAAAGCACCGGGGAGAAGATCACCGCCGTCCGCCGTAAAATGCGGGAGCTGAAAATCGGTGCCCATCTGCTGGGGCGCACAGACGAATCATGCTGGTTACTCAATTTCCGTGGAACAGATATTTTTGCCAACCCAACCCCCTACTGCTACACCCTGGTGACGATGGACGAGGTGCTGTTTTTTGTCGATTCCGATAAACTCACCGGTGAAGCGACGGCGAGGTTTGAATCCGCCGGTGTGACGATCAGAGACTACGGCGAGGTGGAGCTTGTTTTAAAATCCCTCGATCCATCCACACGCCTACTTCTGGTCCCGGCCTACATCAGTTATCACCTTGCGAAGGCAGCGGAGCATTGTGTGCAGGTTGAAGGCCGCGCTATCGTCACTGACCTGAAAGCCATTAAAAACGCAACCGAGGTCAAGCACCTGAAACAAGCGCTCATTGACGATGGGGCTGCGATGGTAAAATTTTACACCTGGTTATACCGCAGCCTGAATCATGGGATCACCGTTACCGAGCTATCAGCCAGCCGTAAACTCGAGGCCTTCCGCGCTGAGGTTACCGGCTACCGTCACGTCAGCTTCGAGTCCATCATGGGTTACGGCCCCGATGGTGCCCTTAACCATTACTCGGTGGATGAAACTACCGATAAACTCGTTTTGTTAGAAAGCATCTTCCTGATCGACTCGGGTGGAAATTTTGTCCACGGCACCACCGACACCACCCGAACCATCCCAATGGGTGAGCCGACCCAACAGCAAAAGGAAGACTACACAGCGGTGCTTGGCAGCATGCTTGACTTGCTTCTGTTAGTATTTGCCGAAGGTGCTACCGGCGCACAACTCGATGGCATCTGCCGTCAGGCACTCTGGCGTCATGGGCGCAATTTCAAACACGGCACGGGTCACGGAGTCGGGTTTGGCTTGGAAGTGCACGAAGGGCCGCAGAATATTTCCGGAATTTCCACCGAGGTCATGAAACCGGGCATGATCACCACCATCGAGCCAGGCTGTTATCGTCCTGGCGAGCATGGTATCCGCATTGAAAACATGGTCCACACGGTGCTGGCGCGGGAGACTGCGTTTGGTCGGTTTTTTAAATTTGAAAACCTGACATTCTGCCCGATCAACACCGATCTGATCGAGCCGTCCATGCTTCCGCCGCACCAGATTACCTGGCTCAACAATTACCATGTGGAGGTGTTTGAAAAACTCTCCCCATTGTTGAATGAGGAGGAAAAAGAGTGGTTGAAAAACGAATGTCGTCCCCTGGAGGTTTAA
- a CDS encoding endonuclease, with translation MKREKTRNNQIHRSYQGNRNPFVDHPEWVEKVFQ, from the coding sequence GTGAAGAGGGAAAAAACGCGTAACAACCAGATCCACCGGAGTTACCAGGGGAATAGAAACCCCTTTGTTGACCACCCGGAGTGGGTGGAAAAGGTTTTCCAATAA
- the glpX gene encoding class II fructose-bisphosphatase, protein MSMIPKDEERILEFEFLRATENAALHSSHWMGRGEKESADYAACDAIRGMFDLMDIRGEVVIGEGIKDEAPGLFKGEKVGTWSEGSPSFDIALDPVDGTTNVAKGMPNSISCIAAAIPEEGEDCALQEIPAFYMNKLSYTEAVRQAWIKDPSLPISVDAPISEVIKISAKILGKNIRDITVMVLDRPRNEHIVEEIRSIGSKLRMIADGDITAAMAPSLPSTDVDLYAGIGGSPEGVLSAAGLRCLGGGQQAKIWPADEAEKQQLIASGWGDKLDTIFRSRDLAKGNNIIFSATGISPSPLLKGVHVDGHTAITHSVLMRIRSKTVRFIEAHHDLRTKTIHLRSTHQETRMG, encoded by the coding sequence ATGAGTATGATCCCCAAAGATGAAGAGCGTATCCTTGAATTCGAGTTTCTAAGAGCCACTGAAAACGCGGCCTTGCACAGCTCTCATTGGATGGGGCGCGGTGAAAAGGAATCAGCCGATTATGCAGCTTGTGATGCGATCCGAGGCATGTTCGACCTGATGGATATTCGTGGCGAGGTCGTTATCGGTGAAGGTATCAAGGACGAAGCACCCGGACTTTTCAAAGGGGAAAAAGTCGGCACCTGGTCAGAAGGCAGCCCGAGTTTTGATATTGCCCTCGATCCGGTCGACGGCACGACAAACGTCGCCAAGGGAATGCCCAACTCGATCAGCTGCATCGCAGCCGCCATCCCCGAGGAAGGTGAGGATTGCGCGCTCCAGGAGATCCCGGCATTTTACATGAACAAGCTGTCGTACACCGAGGCCGTGCGCCAGGCCTGGATCAAGGACCCCTCCTTACCCATCAGTGTGGATGCCCCTATTTCAGAGGTCATCAAGATCTCCGCCAAAATCCTTGGCAAAAATATCCGGGACATCACGGTCATGGTGTTAGACCGGCCACGGAATGAGCACATCGTCGAAGAAATACGCAGCATCGGCAGCAAGCTACGCATGATCGCGGACGGCGACATCACGGCAGCCATGGCACCGTCGTTACCGAGTACTGACGTCGACCTCTACGCGGGCATTGGCGGATCACCCGAAGGGGTTCTATCAGCAGCAGGTCTACGCTGCCTGGGCGGCGGCCAGCAAGCCAAAATCTGGCCAGCCGACGAGGCAGAAAAACAGCAACTCATCGCCAGTGGCTGGGGTGACAAACTGGACACCATTTTCCGTTCCCGCGATTTGGCAAAGGGGAACAACATTATATTTTCAGCCACCGGTATCAGTCCGAGCCCCCTGCTGAAAGGCGTCCACGTCGACGGGCATACCGCCATCACCCACTCGGTACTGATGCGTATTCGGAGTAAAACGGTTCGCTTTATCGAGGCACACCACGACCTCAGGACCAAGACCATCCATTTACGATCCACACATCAGGAAACCAGGATGGGGTAA
- a CDS encoding DUF2384 domain-containing protein, giving the protein MKIRALQDRYGFTQPEIGRLSGYAPRSIANWLGGKKVAPPARQKFTELDRLLSALETLVQEASEVADWLDEPNKAFEGSTPMQVIERGESDRIWRMIYFLESGEPG; this is encoded by the coding sequence ATGAAGATCCGGGCATTACAGGATCGCTACGGGTTCACTCAACCCGAGATTGGCCGGCTTAGTGGTTACGCTCCTCGTTCTATTGCCAATTGGCTCGGTGGGAAAAAAGTGGCCCCGCCCGCCCGCCAGAAATTTACCGAGCTTGATCGTCTTCTCTCCGCATTGGAAACCCTTGTGCAAGAAGCCTCGGAGGTTGCTGATTGGTTAGATGAACCCAACAAAGCCTTCGAGGGATCCACACCCATGCAGGTTATCGAACGTGGAGAAAGCGACCGCATCTGGCGCATGATCTACTTTCTCGAATCTGGTGAGCCTGGTTAA
- the trpE gene encoding anthranilate synthase component I, with the protein MNFPPCFAALTTPPVNPTIDDFRKLAEKGNVVPVYAQLAADFETPLSAYVKISGEGEAFLFESAESTGDSGRYSILGSNPRAVIKAEGHEITHTDGDEVRTWTADKDILAELEELMENYLPVSHGNAPPFYGGAVGYLSYDAVRQFEPSIGPAAKDELGLPDALFIIADTLLIFDHRLRRLIVVANAFVDEFSTPDIAYRDACTRIGELIGKLDTELHISPLNGLAKFQTPVATSNTTQEEYVAMVVKAKEYIAAGDAFQIVPSQRFETDFAGSPVDLYRALRHINPSPYMFILQLDGFSLVGSSPEVHVRAIDGRIDIRPIAGTRWRGKTQEEDDALAADLLADEKECSEHLMLVDLARNDVGRISKHGSVTVDDFMIVERYSHVMHIVSNVHGELDDEYSAYDVLRATFPAGTVSGAPKIRAMQIINELEKSKRCSYSGAVGYFGWDGGHDSCITLRTCLIKDGKAYVQAGAGVVADSNPTYEYEETVNKSMAIIRAIGLAKTIRQTG; encoded by the coding sequence ATGAATTTCCCGCCATGCTTTGCCGCGTTGACCACACCACCTGTCAATCCAACCATCGATGATTTTCGCAAGCTTGCGGAAAAGGGCAATGTCGTACCCGTTTATGCTCAGTTGGCCGCCGACTTCGAAACCCCTCTCTCCGCCTACGTCAAAATCAGCGGTGAGGGTGAGGCCTTTCTTTTTGAAAGCGCGGAAAGCACCGGCGACAGCGGCCGCTATTCCATTCTGGGAAGCAACCCACGTGCCGTCATCAAGGCGGAAGGACACGAGATCACCCATACCGACGGTGATGAGGTGAGGACGTGGACAGCGGATAAAGACATCCTCGCCGAGCTCGAAGAGCTGATGGAAAACTACCTGCCGGTCAGCCATGGCAACGCCCCGCCATTCTACGGGGGTGCGGTCGGATACCTCTCCTACGACGCCGTGCGCCAGTTCGAGCCGAGCATCGGCCCTGCGGCCAAAGACGAGCTCGGCCTGCCTGATGCCCTGTTTATCATCGCGGATACCCTGCTTATTTTCGACCACCGCCTGCGCAGGCTCATCGTGGTGGCCAACGCCTTTGTCGATGAGTTCAGCACTCCGGATATCGCCTACCGGGATGCATGCACACGGATCGGGGAACTGATCGGCAAACTCGATACCGAGCTTCACATCTCCCCGCTCAATGGTCTGGCAAAATTCCAGACGCCCGTGGCCACCAGCAATACCACGCAGGAGGAATACGTGGCCATGGTGGTCAAGGCAAAGGAATACATCGCCGCAGGCGACGCCTTCCAGATCGTGCCGAGCCAGCGCTTTGAAACTGATTTCGCCGGCAGTCCGGTCGACCTCTACCGCGCCCTACGCCATATCAACCCGTCCCCCTACATGTTCATCCTCCAGCTCGACGGCTTCTCACTGGTCGGCAGCTCACCCGAGGTGCATGTCAGGGCGATTGACGGCAGGATCGATATCCGGCCAATCGCCGGAACCCGTTGGAGGGGGAAAACCCAGGAAGAGGATGACGCCCTGGCAGCGGACCTGTTAGCCGACGAAAAAGAATGCTCCGAGCACCTGATGCTGGTCGATCTCGCCCGCAATGACGTAGGCCGTATTTCCAAACATGGCAGCGTCACCGTGGACGACTTTATGATCGTGGAGCGCTACAGCCACGTCATGCACATTGTTTCCAACGTCCACGGCGAGCTCGATGATGAGTATTCGGCTTACGATGTCCTCCGCGCCACATTTCCAGCGGGAACCGTCAGCGGGGCACCCAAGATCCGCGCCATGCAGATCATCAACGAGTTGGAAAAAAGCAAACGCTGCTCCTACTCAGGTGCGGTCGGATACTTCGGCTGGGATGGTGGCCACGACTCCTGTATTACCCTGCGCACCTGCCTCATTAAAGACGGCAAGGCCTACGTGCAAGCCGGCGCCGGGGTGGTAGCCGACAGCAATCCCACCTACGAATACGAAGAAACCGTCAACAAATCCATGGCCATCATCCGCGCCATCGGATTAGCAAAAACGATTCGTCAAACCGGGTAA
- a CDS encoding chloride channel protein, protein MAFHLSIHYTFQQLWRFATIQVETWQFILVMLTAPAVGGLICGLAIRYWVPGAVGSGIPQTKEAYYNKGGHIQTFTGVWRVVLGTLYVGLGNALGREGPMVHASSAIASRIGRFIFIDHERVRAMIPVGMAAGIGAAFNAPLSAITFVFEELLDNFSTKAIGGMVVAVVIAAAVSRSILGEEPVLSTHLSLHYETAIWMLVAIPLGAIAGVLGHFFVGSIIHSRRWVRTKPWLRHWYAPGIGGLICGGLGCMGWWATGLAGNAQSGVFSIGYESLEAAFENQLVITVLVVLLSFKFIAVVVNYSTGGSGGLFSPTLFLGGMLGGAVGIGLVEFHHYSGLLEMADESQIIGGCVLLGMGAMFGSVIRCPFTSIIIIFEMTGNYSLILPLMGGNMLSWAIARKLRPIAIYDALLLDDGVSLKRMPSYRGARDYRNLPVRAIMTHDVVSAHSWESAEKNLSHLARSGVYHHAYTVVDQEGRFTGIVTYHELRECDPSMTVAEIIADQETVSVDPDVSVRNASRLMIKHDIQQLPIVSASDKHRLLGILTLNDIARQQNASEL, encoded by the coding sequence GTGGCTTTTCACCTATCGATCCACTACACGTTCCAACAGCTATGGAGATTTGCGACGATCCAGGTGGAAACGTGGCAGTTTATCCTGGTCATGTTGACCGCTCCCGCCGTGGGGGGATTGATCTGTGGGCTGGCGATCCGGTACTGGGTGCCGGGTGCCGTTGGCAGTGGAATTCCCCAGACCAAGGAGGCCTATTACAATAAAGGCGGCCATATCCAGACATTTACCGGAGTCTGGCGTGTGGTGCTGGGCACTCTCTATGTGGGTCTGGGAAATGCCCTGGGACGTGAGGGGCCGATGGTGCACGCGTCGTCGGCGATCGCCTCGCGTATCGGGCGGTTTATCTTCATAGACCATGAGCGGGTCAGGGCGATGATCCCGGTCGGCATGGCTGCCGGTATAGGTGCGGCATTTAATGCGCCCTTGTCCGCGATCACCTTTGTTTTCGAAGAGCTGCTTGATAACTTTTCCACCAAAGCAATCGGCGGTATGGTCGTGGCCGTGGTGATTGCCGCAGCCGTTTCCCGGTCAATCCTCGGTGAGGAGCCGGTGCTCTCGACCCACCTGTCGCTGCATTATGAAACGGCCATCTGGATGCTGGTGGCCATTCCGTTAGGTGCGATCGCAGGCGTGCTGGGACATTTTTTTGTGGGCTCCATCATCCACTCCCGGCGTTGGGTGAGGACGAAACCATGGCTGCGCCATTGGTATGCCCCGGGCATCGGCGGCCTCATCTGTGGGGGGCTCGGATGTATGGGTTGGTGGGCGACGGGGCTCGCAGGCAATGCCCAGAGCGGCGTTTTCAGTATCGGTTACGAGTCGCTGGAGGCCGCGTTTGAAAACCAGCTGGTCATCACGGTGCTTGTTGTCTTGCTGTCTTTTAAATTCATTGCCGTGGTGGTGAACTACAGCACGGGCGGCAGTGGCGGGCTGTTTTCACCGACGCTCTTTCTGGGTGGCATGCTTGGTGGGGCGGTGGGTATTGGACTGGTCGAGTTTCACCATTACTCGGGGCTTTTGGAAATGGCTGATGAGTCTCAAATCATCGGCGGCTGTGTCTTGCTGGGGATGGGTGCCATGTTTGGCTCGGTCATCCGCTGCCCATTTACCTCGATTATCATCATTTTTGAAATGACCGGCAACTACTCGCTGATCCTTCCCCTGATGGGGGGCAACATGCTCTCATGGGCGATAGCCAGGAAGCTAAGGCCCATCGCCATCTACGATGCCCTGTTGCTCGACGACGGGGTTTCCCTCAAGCGGATGCCCTCCTACCGGGGAGCCCGGGATTACCGGAACCTGCCCGTGCGGGCGATCATGACCCACGATGTGGTGTCGGCGCATAGCTGGGAGTCCGCAGAGAAAAACCTGTCACACCTCGCCCGCTCCGGTGTCTACCATCACGCCTACACCGTTGTCGATCAAGAGGGACGCTTTACAGGAATCGTGACCTACCATGAACTGAGGGAGTGTGATCCCTCCATGACGGTAGCGGAGATCATCGCGGATCAGGAAACCGTCTCCGTTGATCCCGATGTTTCGGTTCGGAACGCTTCGCGGTTGATGATCAAACACGATATCCAGCAACTGCCGATCGTCAGTGCCTCAGACAAACATCGCTTGCTGGGAATACTCACCCTCAACGATATAGCGCGGCAGCAAAATGCCTCGGAGCTCTAG
- a CDS encoding RES family NAD+ phosphorylase, with protein MKHNPRYDDIFKAIAEHKDTLIVPWQGECWRFQAASYPTGKEILSGQGAYVNGGRWNAAGTTQVVYGSTSEEVALKEA; from the coding sequence ATGAAACACAACCCGAGATACGATGATATCTTCAAAGCTATTGCTGAACACAAGGACACGCTGATTGTGCCTTGGCAGGGTGAATGCTGGCGGTTTCAAGCAGCCTCGTATCCGACAGGAAAGGAAATACTCAGCGGTCAGGGTGCCTATGTGAACGGAGGACGGTGGAACGCAGCTGGAACAACCCAGGTAGTTTATGGCAGCACTTCTGAGGAAGTAGCACTGAAAGAAGCCTAG